In Paenibacillus hexagrammi, the following are encoded in one genomic region:
- a CDS encoding YajG family lipoprotein produces the protein MKIHRFVFAALFIIFLIALTACSTSPIPDRPQLTVTPAATETPEPVKKGKEIVVGLTLQNLNNPFS, from the coding sequence ATGAAGATTCATAGATTCGTCTTCGCGGCATTATTTATCATATTTCTGATAGCGCTTACTGCATGCTCTACTAGCCCTATACCGGATCGGCCGCAGCTGACGGTCACTCCTGCAGCTACAGAAACCCCCGAGCCAGTAAAAAAAGGGAAGGAAATTGTGGTGGGTCTTACGCTGCAAAATCTGAACAATCCTTTTTCGTAG
- a CDS encoding substrate-binding domain-containing protein, with protein MSKGATAGAILHNADVITVSADGDLVKQTEQIKEFIKKKVSVILVNAVDSVGIAEAVSEARAAGIPVIAVDVEAQGGVNTVVTSDNYLAGKLAGEYVAKRLQGKGNVVIIDGPPVSAVTDRIAGFKAAIQATPGIKIAANKNGYGSKEATAKVMEALLQDKEVGAIDAVFATNDPSGVGANIAVEQAGRDKHIFIVGVDGAPDAVKALMEKKSFAATSAQYPFEMIKLAMDEGFKVLRGDKIEPLIKIPVDLITQDNVETYKGW; from the coding sequence ATGTCTAAAGGGGCAACTGCGGGCGCCATTCTTCATAATGCGGATGTTATCACGGTCAGTGCAGATGGAGACTTGGTAAAGCAAACCGAGCAAATAAAGGAATTTATCAAGAAAAAAGTAAGCGTCATTTTAGTAAATGCCGTGGATTCTGTAGGGATAGCAGAAGCGGTCAGTGAAGCTAGAGCAGCCGGCATTCCTGTTATCGCGGTTGATGTAGAAGCTCAGGGTGGCGTGAATACGGTTGTAACCTCCGACAATTATCTTGCAGGCAAATTAGCTGGGGAATATGTTGCGAAACGATTACAAGGTAAAGGAAATGTGGTCATCATCGACGGACCGCCTGTATCTGCGGTGACAGATCGGATCGCTGGTTTTAAAGCTGCCATTCAAGCTACTCCCGGAATTAAGATCGCAGCCAACAAGAATGGCTATGGAAGCAAAGAAGCGACGGCCAAAGTCATGGAGGCACTGCTGCAGGACAAAGAGGTTGGTGCGATTGATGCCGTATTTGCAACCAACGATCCTTCAGGTGTTGGAGCGAATATCGCCGTAGAACAGGCAGGACGAGACAAGCATATCTTCATTGTGGGAGTAGACGGTGCGCCTGATGCCGTTAAAGCTTTGATGGAAAAGAAGAGCTTCGCCGCGACTTCCGCGCAATATCCGTTTGAAATGATTAAGCTGGCGATGGATGAAGGCTTTAAAGTTCTGAGAGGCGACAAAATTGAACCGTTAATCAAGATCCCGGTTGATTTGATTACGCAAGACAACGTAGAAACCTACAAAGGCTGGTAA
- a CDS encoding response regulator: MYKIIIADDEDIVREGIRDSLNWSELGFEVMGTYENGREVLQAVDQAPPDVVLTDINMPLMDGLEVTRYLFEHYPQTKVIILTGYDEFEYAQQAVKLKVHDYILKPNTAEELRQILRKVKAELDEENHQLEDLSKLKQQLRESLPLVRERFLNQWVNGDVCESELKDKLSFLNIQIPGSHFMVAVIDVDDHGELQLFYPENENELLYFAVCNIAGELISKHNNGIVFQNHNDQTVIILFGDQAETLSRDALAVLEEINQSVSSYLKFTISIGVGDICHSLAAIHHSHRRATAALEYRFFLGKNRIIPIGDVEGQMNEGVPYERYWERKLITGLKSGTPHEIEEMVERVISNLKESYHSMERCYIHIQQIIVSIWDMLEELEIHESHQHEASSPLTDIYRLKTIDEIASWLKAYCLHTSGVIAETRNNSYKLQAVRAEEYIQAHYADSDISMDTVCKYLALSTSYFSLIFKNHTGETFISYLTRIRVEKAKELLKCTDLKTYEIADRIGYADPHYFNLIFKKATGMTPTVFRKML, from the coding sequence ATGTACAAGATTATCATAGCGGATGATGAAGACATTGTAAGAGAAGGAATACGGGACAGCTTGAATTGGAGTGAGCTGGGCTTCGAGGTGATGGGGACTTATGAGAACGGCCGTGAGGTGCTGCAGGCTGTTGATCAAGCTCCGCCCGATGTCGTGCTAACCGATATTAACATGCCTCTGATGGACGGGCTGGAGGTAACACGCTATTTGTTTGAACATTATCCTCAAACCAAAGTGATTATTTTAACAGGGTATGATGAATTCGAGTATGCCCAGCAGGCTGTAAAGCTGAAGGTTCACGATTACATCCTTAAGCCGAACACCGCGGAGGAATTGCGTCAAATTTTACGTAAGGTCAAGGCGGAGCTAGATGAAGAGAACCATCAGTTGGAGGATCTCAGCAAGCTAAAGCAGCAGCTAAGGGAAAGCTTGCCGCTTGTCAGAGAGCGGTTTCTGAATCAATGGGTAAATGGGGATGTGTGCGAAAGTGAGCTCAAAGACAAGCTCTCTTTTTTAAATATCCAAATACCTGGAAGTCATTTCATGGTGGCTGTTATCGATGTAGATGATCATGGAGAGCTGCAGCTATTTTATCCGGAGAACGAAAACGAACTGCTTTATTTTGCTGTGTGCAATATTGCAGGTGAACTTATTTCCAAGCATAACAACGGGATTGTATTCCAAAACCATAACGATCAAACGGTTATCATTCTATTTGGCGATCAGGCAGAAACGCTGAGCAGAGATGCATTAGCCGTACTGGAGGAAATTAATCAATCCGTATCGTCATATCTCAAATTTACTATTTCCATTGGTGTGGGGGATATTTGCCACTCGTTAGCAGCTATCCACCATTCGCATAGAAGGGCGACTGCTGCACTGGAATACCGATTCTTCCTGGGGAAAAATCGAATCATTCCTATTGGCGACGTGGAAGGGCAAATGAACGAGGGGGTGCCCTACGAGCGGTACTGGGAACGAAAGCTGATTACAGGCTTGAAATCAGGGACCCCGCATGAAATTGAAGAGATGGTTGAGCGAGTGATCAGCAACCTCAAGGAATCCTATCATTCAATGGAACGCTGTTATATTCATATTCAGCAAATAATCGTATCGATATGGGATATGCTGGAGGAGCTTGAGATCCACGAATCGCATCAGCATGAGGCATCAAGTCCTTTGACGGATATATACCGGTTAAAAACGATTGATGAGATTGCGAGCTGGCTCAAAGCATACTGCTTGCATACATCGGGTGTTATCGCTGAGACCAGAAACAATTCTTATAAGCTGCAGGCGGTAAGAGCGGAAGAGTATATCCAAGCACATTATGCGGATTCCGATATCTCGATGGACACGGTTTGTAAGTATTTGGCCTTGAGTACGAGCTATTTTAGTCTTATTTTTAAAAATCACACCGGTGAAACGTTCATCAGCTATCTAACTCGAATTCGTGTTGAAAAAGCGAAGGAACTTCTTAAATGCACGGATCTCAAAACGTATGAAATCGCAGATCGGATTGGCTATGCCGACCCGCATTATTTTAATTTGATTTTTAAGAAAGCAACGGGAATGACTCCGACTGTATTTCGCAAAATGCTATAA
- a CDS encoding sensor histidine kinase, translating to MLRHRIMRFFEFKSIQSTIAVAFSCLIVVTITVIAWMSYTLSTEAVKKNSRDYTYQLMGQLSSNIDSYMTYMDNISRMVLSSYDIKEYLLKQVYLGASAKEDLKQKISFQLNTVLNTRKDISSILIFGTNGEVIPYNDYIELNPNIVPTEQSWYKKAVEAKGKVVISSSHMQNMILNDYNSVISLSRELNTDVDGEKLGVLLVDLNYSVINDICNKIKLGDRGYVFILDADGNIVYHPDQQLINGNQKKELISQVMNTPGSSFITSEGKNSRIYTIKTSQSTGWKIVGVTYVDELVSNKYELKMYTFVGGIAFLIIAVMLSVILSLRISKPIKQLERSMKEVEKGNFDTQVEIQASDEIGHLSNRFNRMTTEIKELMLQNVKEQETKRKIELQALQAQINPHFLYNTLDSIIWMAEGEKSKEVVLMTAALAKLFRLSISKGQEFISVFHEIEHIKSYLTIQKMRYKSKVDFEINVDPSIYSCKVIKIILQPLVENAIYHGIRNNPGIGKITIGGSRTKDEIILQVSDNGIGMSPEELQGLFQKEQTSSKGSGIGVKNVDLRIKLHCGERYGLRFDSALGRGTTVSVVLPIME from the coding sequence TTGCTCAGGCATCGAATCATGCGTTTTTTTGAGTTTAAAAGCATTCAATCCACCATAGCAGTCGCCTTTTCCTGCCTAATCGTGGTTACCATAACGGTCATTGCATGGATGTCTTATACATTGTCCACCGAGGCTGTGAAAAAAAATTCCCGGGACTATACCTACCAGCTAATGGGGCAATTGAGCTCCAATATTGATAGTTATATGACTTATATGGATAATATTTCCCGAATGGTTCTCTCCAGCTATGACATCAAAGAATATCTTCTCAAACAGGTTTATCTGGGTGCCAGTGCCAAGGAAGATTTGAAGCAGAAGATTTCATTTCAGCTAAACACGGTGCTAAATACGAGAAAAGATATATCCTCCATCCTGATATTCGGCACGAATGGCGAGGTGATTCCTTATAACGATTATATCGAATTGAATCCTAACATTGTTCCGACCGAGCAAAGCTGGTATAAGAAAGCGGTTGAAGCAAAAGGAAAGGTCGTCATCTCTTCTTCACACATGCAGAATATGATCCTTAACGATTACAATTCCGTTATTTCATTAAGCCGGGAGCTGAATACCGATGTTGATGGGGAGAAGCTCGGCGTTCTGCTTGTAGACTTGAATTACAGCGTGATCAACGATATATGTAACAAGATTAAACTTGGGGATCGCGGATATGTGTTTATTTTGGATGCAGACGGAAACATTGTGTACCATCCCGATCAACAGCTCATCAACGGGAACCAGAAGAAAGAACTGATTTCGCAGGTCATGAATACGCCTGGCAGCAGCTTTATCACCTCTGAAGGAAAGAATAGCCGGATATATACGATCAAAACATCCCAAAGCACAGGCTGGAAAATTGTCGGGGTTACTTATGTAGATGAGCTGGTATCGAATAAATATGAGCTGAAAATGTATACATTTGTTGGCGGTATCGCATTTTTGATTATTGCCGTGATGCTTTCAGTTATTTTGTCTTTGCGTATTTCCAAACCGATTAAACAGCTGGAGCGCTCCATGAAGGAAGTGGAAAAAGGGAACTTTGACACGCAGGTCGAAATTCAGGCCTCGGATGAAATTGGACATTTAAGCAACCGCTTCAACCGAATGACCACAGAGATTAAGGAATTGATGCTGCAGAACGTCAAGGAGCAGGAGACGAAGCGAAAGATCGAGCTTCAAGCCCTGCAGGCGCAGATTAACCCGCATTTCTTATACAATACACTAGACTCGATTATTTGGATGGCAGAAGGTGAAAAGTCTAAGGAAGTGGTGCTGATGACCGCTGCTCTTGCCAAATTGTTCCGTTTAAGCATTAGTAAAGGCCAGGAATTCATCTCCGTGTTTCATGAGATTGAGCATATCAAGAGCTATTTGACCATTCAAAAAATGAGGTATAAATCCAAAGTGGATTTTGAAATCAACGTAGATCCGAGCATTTATTCTTGTAAAGTGATCAAAATTATTTTGCAGCCCTTGGTAGAAAATGCGATTTATCACGGAATCCGAAATAACCCGGGCATTGGCAAGATCACTATAGGCGGCAGCCGAACGAAGGATGAAATCATTCTTCAGGTTAGTGATAATGGGATCGGGATGTCACCGGAGGAGCTGCAAGGCCTATTTCAGAAGGAGCAGACATCCTCGAAGGGCAGCGGCATCGGCGTGAAAAATGTGGATCTGAGAATTAAGCTTCATTGCGGAGAACGATATGGGCTAAGATTTGATAGCGCCTTAGGGCGAGGAACAACGGTGAGTGTTGTGCTGCCGATTATGGAATAG
- a CDS encoding substrate-binding domain-containing protein produces MKSIKILLFMFIAFTFALTGCSQSEQAQSGAAATQAPTAEAKAADPTPAPQKKVVIGLTVQNLSNPFFVAMSKGATEAAKKHGAEVITVSAEDNLATQTAQIEDFITKKVSMIVLSSVDTKGIAAAVGEAKAAGIPIISVDTISEGGVNASVTSDNVQAGKIAGEYLVKRLNGKGNIVVLDGPPVSAVSDRIEGFMEAIKGSPDIKIVAKQNGNGNRETSLSKMENILQANGKGTIDAVFAINDPTGIGAKIAAEQAGRDKEMFIVGVDGSPDAVTTLKENKSFVGSSAQAPFNMITIAVDTGFKILAGEKVDELIKLPCEFVTTENVNQYKGW; encoded by the coding sequence ATGAAATCCATCAAAATCTTATTATTCATGTTTATAGCCTTTACATTTGCGTTAACAGGCTGCAGTCAGAGTGAGCAAGCGCAATCCGGAGCGGCAGCAACACAAGCGCCTACAGCAGAGGCGAAAGCAGCTGATCCTACACCTGCACCGCAGAAGAAGGTCGTAATCGGTCTCACTGTACAAAACCTGAGCAATCCATTCTTCGTTGCTATGTCCAAGGGAGCAACTGAAGCTGCTAAAAAGCATGGCGCTGAAGTAATTACCGTTAGTGCAGAAGATAATCTGGCTACGCAAACTGCTCAAATCGAAGATTTTATTACGAAAAAAGTGAGCATGATTGTTCTAAGCTCCGTAGACACCAAAGGGATTGCTGCTGCAGTAGGCGAAGCTAAGGCCGCAGGTATTCCGATCATCTCGGTTGACACCATCTCCGAAGGCGGAGTGAACGCCAGCGTTACCTCGGATAACGTGCAAGCGGGTAAAATCGCAGGCGAATATTTGGTGAAGCGTCTGAATGGAAAAGGAAATATCGTCGTGTTGGATGGTCCTCCGGTTTCTGCTGTATCTGACCGTATTGAGGGATTCATGGAAGCTATCAAGGGTTCCCCTGACATTAAAATTGTGGCGAAACAAAATGGTAACGGCAATCGTGAAACGTCCTTGTCCAAAATGGAGAACATCCTGCAAGCAAACGGTAAAGGAACGATTGATGCCGTATTCGCGATCAATGATCCAACAGGTATCGGAGCGAAAATTGCTGCAGAGCAAGCGGGACGAGATAAAGAAATGTTTATCGTAGGTGTAGACGGTTCGCCAGATGCTGTAACGACGCTCAAGGAAAACAAAAGCTTTGTCGGCTCATCCGCTCAAGCTCCATTCAATATGATCACCATTGCGGTAGACACCGGCTTTAAAATTCTAGCTGGCGAGAAGGTCGATGAGCTTATTAAGCTGCCTTGTGAATTCGTAACAACCGAAAATGTGAACCAATATAAAGGCTGGTAA
- a CDS encoding ATP-binding cassette domain-containing protein produces the protein MEAIRTTENEKNQTSTSSIVLSMQGISKSFSGVTVLNNVNIDLYRGEVHALMGENGAGKSTLMKIMAGIHRPDSGRMIYRERNTTWHNAMEARENGISVIHQELNLSPNITIGENVLMGTRFPRNKFGMVDWKQVYERARTLLQSIGSELDPRAYVSTLSVAQQQMVEIARALSIEAEVLVMDEPTASLTHKEIEKLFIIINELKQKRCRYRVHLPSDG, from the coding sequence ATGGAGGCTATACGAACAACAGAAAATGAAAAAAATCAGACGTCTACATCGTCCATCGTATTGAGTATGCAGGGGATTTCCAAGTCATTCTCAGGCGTTACGGTACTAAACAATGTCAATATTGACTTGTATAGAGGTGAAGTGCATGCCTTAATGGGCGAGAACGGCGCCGGCAAATCAACCTTGATGAAAATTATGGCGGGCATTCACCGTCCCGATTCCGGCAGGATGATCTATCGCGAGCGAAATACTACCTGGCATAATGCTATGGAAGCCCGTGAGAATGGCATCAGCGTGATTCATCAGGAGTTAAATCTATCACCCAACATCACGATTGGCGAAAACGTATTAATGGGCACTCGATTTCCCAGAAACAAGTTTGGCATGGTGGACTGGAAGCAGGTTTACGAGCGTGCCCGCACCTTGCTGCAATCGATTGGATCCGAATTGGATCCTAGAGCGTATGTGTCAACCTTAAGCGTAGCTCAGCAGCAAATGGTGGAAATAGCCAGAGCTTTGTCCATCGAAGCCGAAGTATTGGTGATGGATGAACCGACAGCATCTCTGACACACAAAGAAATCGAGAAGCTTTTTATTATTATTAACGAATTGAAGCAAAAAAGGTGTCGCTATCGTGTACATCTCCCATCGGATGGATGA
- a CDS encoding sugar ABC transporter ATP-binding protein, producing the protein MYISHRMDEIFRISDRCTILRDGQWIASVPITETNPDHLVKTMVGRELNELFQKPPSHTNWIANKTPVLEVKGLCDNHQVKDISLEVHSGEIVGISGLVGAGRTELVRAIFGLSTITAGEIKIDGKPADIHSPEDAMRYGIAHVPESRKEQGLFLNMSVKENIMMAEMFRYRKASLLDWNQINEETDKYIKELGIKTASKELKVVSLSGGNQQKVLLARWLSIKPKVLLLDEPTRGVDIGAKTEIHKVIHKLAKNGLAVIMISSELPEILALSDRILVMHEGKIRANLQREEATQEKIMYYATGEIK; encoded by the coding sequence GTGTACATCTCCCATCGGATGGATGAGATATTCAGAATTTCCGACCGCTGTACCATATTGCGGGATGGACAGTGGATTGCATCCGTGCCTATTACCGAAACGAATCCCGATCATCTTGTCAAAACAATGGTAGGACGCGAGCTCAATGAATTATTCCAAAAGCCCCCGTCCCACACAAACTGGATTGCGAATAAAACTCCGGTTCTGGAGGTCAAAGGTCTATGTGATAACCATCAGGTGAAGGATATCTCTCTCGAAGTGCATTCGGGGGAAATTGTGGGAATTTCAGGTCTGGTAGGAGCGGGAAGGACGGAACTCGTACGGGCTATCTTTGGTTTATCTACAATTACTGCCGGCGAAATTAAGATTGACGGGAAGCCGGCGGACATACATTCGCCAGAAGATGCCATGCGATATGGCATTGCGCATGTGCCTGAAAGCCGCAAAGAACAAGGATTGTTTTTAAATATGTCAGTGAAAGAAAACATCATGATGGCGGAAATGTTCCGATATCGAAAAGCTTCTCTCTTGGATTGGAATCAAATCAATGAGGAAACCGACAAGTACATTAAGGAATTAGGGATCAAAACAGCAAGTAAAGAGCTGAAGGTGGTCAGCTTGTCCGGAGGAAATCAGCAGAAGGTGCTTTTGGCACGCTGGTTGTCCATTAAACCGAAAGTACTCCTGCTGGACGAACCGACCCGAGGTGTAGATATCGGCGCGAAGACGGAGATTCATAAGGTTATCCATAAATTGGCCAAGAACGGCCTGGCTGTGATCATGATATCCTCCGAGCTGCCGGAGATCTTGGCGCTGAGTGATCGGATTCTCGTCATGCACGAGGGTAAGATTCGGGCCAATCTGCAGCGTGAGGAAGCCACGCAAGAAAAAATCATGTATTATGCAACGGGGGAAATCAAATGA
- a CDS encoding ABC transporter permease: protein MGFLAGWVNGFLTARTKLPSFIVTLGSMTYIRGAAYVISGGLPTILTSEQFKFFGSGKFLTIPTPIYIMLGVYLVIFIMLKYTMFGRHIYAIGGNEEAARLTGIKVERTLINVYAISGLCAGLAGVVLAGRLISGQPNAGNMAELDAIASVVLGGTSLAGGTGRIQMTIIGVLILGVIRNGLTLLNVSFFWQTVITGVVIVLAVLLDRLRSDK from the coding sequence GTGGGTTTTCTCGCTGGATGGGTGAATGGCTTCTTGACGGCAAGAACCAAGCTGCCTTCGTTTATTGTTACATTAGGCAGTATGACGTATATCAGAGGGGCAGCCTATGTGATTAGCGGTGGTTTGCCAACGATTTTAACATCCGAGCAGTTCAAATTTTTTGGTTCTGGCAAGTTTTTGACAATTCCTACACCGATCTATATTATGCTTGGCGTGTATCTGGTTATTTTTATCATGCTGAAATACACCATGTTTGGCCGGCATATTTACGCTATAGGAGGTAATGAGGAAGCGGCAAGATTGACCGGAATTAAGGTAGAAAGAACACTGATTAATGTATACGCAATCAGTGGGCTATGTGCGGGTTTGGCCGGGGTTGTCCTTGCTGGACGCTTGATTTCCGGGCAGCCGAATGCCGGGAATATGGCTGAGCTGGATGCCATTGCATCCGTTGTCCTGGGAGGAACAAGTCTAGCCGGAGGTACAGGACGCATTCAGATGACCATTATCGGTGTCTTAATCTTGGGGGTGATCCGCAACGGCTTGACGCTGCTAAATGTTAGTTTCTTCTGGCAGACCGTTATTACCGGTGTTGTCATTGTGCTTGCCGTGCTATTGGATCGTTTGCGCAGCGATAAGTAG
- a CDS encoding methyl-accepting chemotaxis protein has product MVKVRFRSIRTRTMVTIVPWLLLSMFALSAISYTYSKRIIDQEINSKMEYQLHSTINNMQTILTAHSKIPESLARMIEPVGDRIDKGKYFQIIQGLLSTNPDTFGVGIWYEPYQYKSYLKYYSSYAYRDNGRILFSNDYDTEEYNYPEKDWYLLGKNTTERVAWTDPFFDPNSNTTILTAAVPFYNNNKFQGVVSATINLTNLQQKVADIHVGNSGYAFLLDRKGNLIAGKDNEHGMDPSAKENAQASWNQLSQSILSSSSGVLNLHDENGINNVYFQTVPDTSWKLAIVIPHDELYGQVNRYLKISIMVSVFFIAFVILVIYVYSLYMTNSIKKVHILSKAISEGDLTKQIHVESVDEFGQMGTGLNAMTNQLQTILSQVALSAKGVYETSVQLSHNSEQSAKATEAIAQSIQEVASGTLRQLDVTSEAANAASDMLGFIHSISQRVDHANQSAQHALTAAQLGKADILDAISQMDLISQNSAKSVALIRHLEEKSKQINEIMRLLSSIAKQTKLLALNAGVIASQAGANGKTFAVISQEIRLLAEHSTKSGSEIDRLIAEIQACMVQAVEAMKEGDSSVQDGRLLIRKAGDSFTEILQLVEGVSGESREMESEVKRFQLSVEEIAASMKAILHVYEQSASETQYVSAITEEQTAAIEEVASYSSELAHMAKAMERLAASFKLYKETEGE; this is encoded by the coding sequence ATGGTGAAGGTTCGTTTCAGAAGCATCCGTACCCGCACAATGGTCACGATTGTGCCCTGGCTGCTGCTGTCCATGTTCGCATTGTCAGCAATCAGTTACACCTATTCCAAGCGTATTATCGATCAAGAAATTAACTCCAAAATGGAATATCAGCTGCACTCGACGATTAACAATATGCAAACCATATTAACAGCACATAGTAAAATTCCCGAAAGCTTGGCGCGCATGATTGAACCGGTAGGAGATCGGATCGATAAAGGGAAATATTTTCAAATTATTCAAGGCTTGCTCTCGACCAACCCGGATACGTTTGGTGTCGGCATCTGGTATGAGCCTTATCAGTACAAAAGCTATTTGAAATACTATAGCTCCTATGCTTATCGGGATAACGGACGTATCTTATTTTCTAATGATTATGACACCGAAGAATATAATTATCCGGAGAAGGACTGGTATCTGCTTGGCAAGAACACGACGGAGCGGGTGGCATGGACGGACCCATTCTTTGATCCAAATTCCAATACCACGATCTTGACGGCAGCCGTTCCATTCTACAACAACAATAAATTTCAAGGTGTCGTCTCAGCAACCATCAATTTAACGAATTTGCAGCAAAAAGTGGCTGATATCCATGTGGGCAATAGCGGATACGCCTTCTTGCTCGACCGTAAGGGGAATCTGATTGCTGGGAAAGATAACGAGCATGGTATGGATCCCAGTGCTAAAGAGAATGCGCAAGCAAGCTGGAATCAGCTTAGCCAATCAATACTATCGAGCAGCAGCGGGGTACTTAACCTTCATGACGAGAACGGCATCAATAATGTTTACTTTCAAACGGTACCGGATACGAGTTGGAAGCTGGCCATTGTTATTCCTCACGATGAGCTTTACGGGCAAGTCAACCGCTATTTGAAAATCTCCATAATGGTCAGTGTGTTTTTCATTGCTTTTGTTATCCTTGTCATTTATGTTTACAGCTTGTATATGACCAATTCGATTAAGAAGGTTCATATTCTCTCCAAGGCAATATCAGAAGGGGATTTGACGAAGCAAATTCATGTAGAATCCGTGGACGAATTTGGACAAATGGGCACAGGCTTGAATGCGATGACGAATCAGCTGCAAACCATTTTATCGCAGGTAGCCTTAAGTGCTAAAGGTGTGTATGAAACGTCCGTTCAGCTCTCGCATAATTCCGAGCAATCAGCCAAGGCTACGGAGGCTATTGCCCAATCCATCCAAGAGGTGGCTAGTGGCACACTTCGGCAGCTGGATGTCACGAGTGAAGCTGCTAACGCAGCGTCGGATATGCTGGGATTTATCCATTCCATTTCACAAAGAGTGGATCACGCGAATCAATCGGCCCAGCATGCGCTAACGGCAGCCCAATTAGGGAAAGCGGACATACTAGACGCCATCAGCCAAATGGATCTGATCTCGCAAAATTCCGCCAAGTCGGTGGCCCTCATCCGTCATCTGGAAGAGAAGTCTAAACAAATTAATGAGATTATGAGACTTCTCTCTTCGATTGCCAAACAAACGAAGTTGCTTGCACTGAATGCAGGTGTCATAGCCTCCCAAGCAGGAGCTAATGGGAAGACATTTGCCGTCATCTCCCAGGAGATTCGACTGTTGGCGGAGCATTCCACGAAGTCAGGCAGTGAAATCGACAGATTAATCGCAGAAATCCAAGCATGCATGGTTCAAGCTGTAGAAGCTATGAAAGAAGGGGACTCCTCGGTCCAAGACGGCAGACTGCTGATCAGGAAAGCAGGGGATTCCTTTACGGAGATTCTTCAGCTTGTCGAAGGCGTCTCCGGAGAGTCCCGTGAGATGGAGAGTGAGGTAAAAAGGTTTCAGCTAAGCGTAGAAGAAATCGCTGCAAGCATGAAGGCCATTCTGCATGTATACGAACAATCTGCAAGTGAAACGCAATACGTGTCGGCCATCACAGAAGAGCAGACGGCAGCCATTGAAGAGGTCGCTTCCTATTCTAGCGAGTTGGCTCATATGGCGAAGGCTATGGAACGATTAGCTGCTTCATTTAAGCTGTATAAAGAGACAGAAGGGGAGTGA
- a CDS encoding PfkB family carbohydrate kinase — MCDVVALGELLIDFTPQQPGLTGSPLFQQNPGGAPANVLAALAALGRQTAFIGKVGSDDFGHYLESVLKAQRIDTSGLVFSKDVNTTLAFVTLSDNGERSFTFYRRPGADMMFQVHEINYSLIDRANIFHFGSVSLTHEPVRSATHEAVSYAKKKGLLISYDPNVRMNLWDNAEEAKEQIVRCLPYADILKVSEEELTFLTGTDVLEDGTQQLYSLYGTPCILVTLGEQGCFYRTGEITGHVRGFRVKAVDTNGAGDAFLGGILFQVLQMSKPMNEWSRADTESMITFGNAMGAIVASKQGALPAMPGLSEVQRMLGNM; from the coding sequence GTGTGTGATGTCGTTGCACTTGGGGAGTTATTAATTGATTTTACGCCGCAACAGCCGGGTCTGACCGGGTCACCGCTATTTCAGCAAAATCCGGGGGGAGCACCTGCTAATGTGCTTGCGGCACTTGCGGCATTAGGTAGACAAACAGCCTTTATCGGAAAAGTCGGCAGCGACGACTTCGGACATTATCTGGAAAGTGTGCTGAAGGCGCAGCGGATTGATACGTCAGGGTTGGTATTTTCGAAGGACGTGAATACGACACTTGCCTTTGTTACGCTAAGCGATAATGGGGAACGGAGCTTTACGTTTTACCGCAGGCCGGGTGCAGACATGATGTTTCAGGTTCATGAAATCAATTACAGTCTCATTGACCGAGCTAACATATTTCATTTCGGATCGGTATCATTGACTCATGAGCCTGTCAGGTCGGCAACGCATGAGGCAGTTTCCTATGCCAAGAAGAAGGGGCTGCTGATCTCATACGACCCTAACGTAAGAATGAATTTATGGGACAACGCTGAGGAAGCAAAAGAACAAATTGTGCGCTGCCTGCCTTATGCAGATATCCTTAAGGTTTCTGAGGAGGAATTAACGTTCTTAACAGGCACGGACGTGCTGGAAGACGGTACGCAGCAGCTTTATAGCTTATATGGGACCCCATGTATTCTGGTCACTCTGGGGGAGCAAGGCTGCTTCTATCGTACCGGTGAGATCACAGGTCATGTCCGTGGTTTTCGTGTAAAAGCTGTTGATACAAACGGGGCAGGTGATGCTTTTTTGGGAGGTATTCTGTTCCAAGTTTTACAGATGAGCAAGCCTATGAATGAATGGAGTCGTGCGGATACGGAAAGCATGATTACATTTGGAAATGCGATGGGAGCGATTGTAGCCTCAAAGCAAGGTGCATTGCCTGCTATGCCCGGTTTGTCAGAGGTTCAGCGTATGCTGGGAAATATGTAA